The bacterium genome segment CGCCAGCGCCGGAGCGGCGGCGCGCGGCCCAGCCGGCGGCGGGTGGCGGGGAGCGGGCGGGAGGCGCTGCGGCGTAGGGAGTGTCGCGGGCGCCGTCGCGGTCGGCGCGCAGCAGCGACCCGTCCACACCCAGATCACGAGCAGACGACCACGCGTACTCACCCGCTGTACAACCGGTGCGGAAACCACAAGAGCGCGGCGGCGAGGCGTTCGCGGAAGCGCTGCGCTCGCGAGCGGCGGGGCCATGCATCGAGGGTGATCTCGGTTGCGTTCTCGAGATCGGCGAGGAACTGCCGCTCCAGCTGCTGCGCGATGGCGCCGTCCTGGATCTCCACGTCCAGCTCGTGGCAGCCGAACAGGCTGAACGGGTTCAGGTTGCTCGAGCCGACGAGCGCCCACGTCCCATCCGCGACGACGGTCTTGGCGTGGAGCATGGGGCCGTTCCACTCGTAGATGCGCACGCCCGCCCGGAGCAGCGAGCCGTAGCGTGCTCGCGCCGCCTGGTTGACGATGGGGATGTCCGAGCGCCCGGGCGCGAGCAGCCGCACGTCAACGCCGGCGCGCGCAGCGGAGGCGAGCGCGCGGCGCAGCGGCGCGGGCGCGAGCGGGTACGCGCCGGTGATGTAGATGCTGTGCTCGGCCAGCGCCGCAATGAGCTGGTAGAGGCGGTAGGCGCGGGCCGCGGCGGGCGGGCCGTCCACGACGCGGGCGGGGATCGTTCCCGGCGTGCCGCGCTCCGCCGGCTGGAGCGGCGGGATCACGCCGCCGCCGGCGCGCTTCCAGACGCGCGCGAACGATCGGTCCAGCTCGTGGCCGATGGGGCCCTCGAGCAGCACGGCGGTATCGCGCCACGGCGGTCCGTTGCCGAGGTCGTCCCACTCGTTGCCGATGCAGAGGCCGCCGACGATGGCGACGCGCGCATCCGCGAGCACGAGCTTGCGGTGGTCGCGGCGCAGGACGCGGAAGGGGTGGCGTAGCGAGGGCGGAGCGAAGCAGCGGACGTGGCAGCCGGCACGGCGCAGTTCGTCCCAGAAGGCGTGGCCGGTGCGCATGCAGCCGAGCCAGTCGTAGAGGACGAACACCTCGACGCCTGCCCGGGCGCGCTCGGCGAGCGCACGCGCGAACCGGCGCCCCACGTCGTCGTCCCGGATGATGTAGTTCTCGAAGATGACGCGGCGGCGCGCGCCCGCGATCGTCTCCAGCATCGCGGGAAAGGCGGCGGTTCCGTCTACGAGCAACGTCGCGGCGTTGCCGAACGTCAGCGGCGCTTCGGCCGTGCGGCGCAGCGCGCGCTGGAACAACGCGCCGAGCCGGGGACGCAGGCCGCCGGATGCGGAACCGTGTCGCGGCATTGGGAGCGATCGGGCAGCCGCGCCGGCGGGATCTCCACGGCGAGGCGATTCATGCAGCGGCGTCCCTGGCATTGCGAGCGGCGCCGCGGCGCGGGCGGCCAGCAGCGGTGTGGCGCTCCAGGAAGTCGATGAGCGCGGCCTCCTCGGGGTAGTACGCGTCCGGGCCCGGACCCGCGGCCGGGTCGCGCTGCCCGCCGTCCTGCATGAGCATCTGGATCGTGCGGCCGCGCCGGTACTCCTCCAGCACCGCCGGGTGGATGTACGCGCTGCGGCAGATCGCCGGCGTGTTGCCCAGCTCGTGAGCGACCAGCCGGCAGCACAAGGCGATGTTGCGCTTCGCCTCGCGCTCCGAGCGGGGCGGGCCTAGCTCCGCGAGCACGATGGCGGCGCGCACCGTGCCGCCGAACGTGCGCATGTCCTTCGATGTGCACCGCGCGCCCGCAATGCTGCGGAGGTAGCGGTTCACCGCGTGCGCGGTCACGTTGCGGATGCGATCGCCGTCGCGGTACCGGAAGAGGCGGCTCCCGGGCAGCGCGAGCAGCTCGCGCACGATGTCCACGAGCGGCGTGTCCGCGATCACCTGCCGCTGGTCCTTCCTTCGTTTGCCGGGATACGTGAAGATCAGCGTGTTGCCGCGCACCTCGACGTGGCTCTTGCGCAGCGTGCAGATGCCGAACGTGCGGTTGCGCACGGCGTAGCGCTCGCTGCCGATGCGGAAGAACCCCCGGTTCGTGAGTCGCACGACCGTTGCGAGCACTTTGAGGCGATCCAGCTCCGGCCGGGCGAGGTGCCGGTCCGTCGCGGCGCGGATGCGGGGGAGCAGCCGCGCGAACCGGAGCACGCGGCCCCACTTCCGCGCGGCGCGCCAGGCCACGTAGCGCGGGTGGTAGATGTACTGTTTGCGGCCTGCGGAATCGAACCCCCACGCCTGCACCTTGTGGTCCGGATCGGGCGAGATGTGCACGCCCGTCCAGGCCGGCGGGATGGCCAGCGAACGGATCCTCCCCTCCACCTCCTCGGCCGGCACGGGCCGGCCGTCCGCATCCACGAACCGGAAGCCCTCGGCCGGCGAGCCGACGCGGAGCCACCAGTCCTTGCCGCGCGATCGAGCCATCGTGGCGGGAGAGGTTCACGGATTGTGCCAGTCGCCGCCGTTCCGGCCCCGTGCCGGGCCGGGGCGGGGCCCGCTCCCCCCGGGCCCCGGCCCGGGCGGGAGCGAGGGAGTGGCGCTGCAGCCTGGATTCGCGGCGCCACCGGATCCGGCGCGGAGACGTCCGCCGCCCGTGCACCCTTTCGGTCGCATCGGCATCCGCGACCGCCGCGCGCGAATCGGCGGCGCGCTTGACAGCACACGCCTCGGATCCGCGATCTACTATCTCGCTAGTGGATCGCGGCCCCACGGACGGGAGGCACCCGCGATGCGAGACCTGCGCTTCGCCCTCCGCTCCCTTGCACGCCGACCCGGATTGCTCGCGACCACGGTGCTCTCGCTCGCGTTCGGGATCGGCGTCAACGTCGTGCTGTACGGCGTGGTGAACGTGATGCTGTTCCGTCCGCCGCCGCGCGTGGCGGAGCCGGAGCGGATCGTCCGGCTCGAGGTGAATGCCGGCGCGGCGCCAGGGCTGCTCGCGTCGTCGCCAGCGGCTACGGCGTCAGCGACGTACCCGCAGTTCGAGGCGGCGCGTGCGGGCACGCGGCTGTTCTCCGGCATCGCAGCGGACGCGCTGAAGGGCGCGCAGCGCTCCGTGAGCCGCAGCGGTGAGGTGCAGGGCGTGCTGGTCGCGGTGCAGATCGCGGCGTGCGGCGCACTGCTCACTTGCGGCGGGCTGTACGTGCGCAGTCTCCACAAGGCGCTCGCGATCGACCCGGGTTTCGCCGTTCTATCCGTACACGCACTACGGCTACGAGGCACGCGACGGAGACGCCCCGGACGCAGGGCGCGTGAGCGGCGTGACGGCGTTCGTCGACGCCGAGTACTTCCGCGCGTTCGGCATCGCGCTGCGTGCGGGGCGCGTCTTCGACGCGGGCGATCGCGCGGGCGGCGAGCCGGTCGCGGTGCCGAGCCTTGCCGCGGCGCCCGAGCTTTGGCGGGACGGCGACGCGCTCGGCCGCTGCATCGTCCCGTCGGTGGGGCCTTCGGCGGGCGAGTGCGTGCGCGTCGTCGGCATCGTGGATGACGTGCGCTTCCAGGACGTGACCGGGCCGAGCACGGCGGTCCTGTACCGGCCGATCACACAGCGGCCCGAGCGTATGGCGGTGTCGCTCTTCATTCGGGGCGGCGATGTGCGGCGTCGGGCGCCGCTGGTGCGCCGCGAGCTCCAGGCGCTGGATCCCGCCGCGCCGGCCGTGCACGTCGAGCCGTTGGCGGCGCGGCTGCGGCCGCGGTTCCTGGAGTGGGAGGTCGCAGGCAAGGTGTTCGGCGCGCTGGGAGGGGTGACCGCTCCGCTCGCGACGCTCGGCGTGTACGTCGCGGTGTCCGGCATGGTCGGCCGGCAGAGGCGCGAGCTGGGCGTGCGCGCGGCGTTGGGCGCGACGGCCGGCGTGATCCTGCGGCTCGTGCTGGGGCGCACGGCGCGGCTCGCCGCCGTGGGGATCCTGGCGGGCGGCGTGCCCGCGTTCGCGGCCACGGCCGTGCCGCCGACGCCGCTCTTCGGGATCGGGAGACTGGATCCGTTGGCGTACGGAATTGCCGTCGGCTTCCTGCTCGTGCTCGCGCTGGCGGCTGCGCTGGCGCCGGCGGCGAGGGCGGCGCGAGTGTCGCCCGCGGAGAGCCCGAGGGTGGAGTGAGGGCGTGGCTGCGGGCGGCCTCGTCTCCTCGAACAAACCTACAGCACTGTGCGGCCGTCTCAGCGCAGGGCGGCCATCCACGCGGACAAGGGCACGCGCGGTCCCGTCGGCCGCCGCCGGCTCGCAGATCGATCCGCGGCGCGACATGCTGGGTCCCGCGCGCCGATCC includes the following:
- a CDS encoding cardiolipin synthase B; this encodes MPGTPLHESPRRGDPAGAAARSLPMPRHGSASGGLRPRLGALFQRALRRTAEAPLTFGNAATLLVDGTAAFPAMLETIAGARRRVIFENYIIRDDDVGRRFARALAERARAGVEVFVLYDWLGCMRTGHAFWDELRRAGCHVRCFAPPSLRHPFRVLRRDHRKLVLADARVAIVGGLCIGNEWDDLGNGPPWRDTAVLLEGPIGHELDRSFARVWKRAGGGVIPPLQPAERGTPGTIPARVVDGPPAAARAYRLYQLIAALAEHSIYITGAYPLAPAPLRRALASAARAGVDVRLLAPGRSDIPIVNQAARARYGSLLRAGVRIYEWNGPMLHAKTVVADGTWALVGSSNLNPFSLFGCHELDVEIQDGAIAQQLERQFLADLENATEITLDAWPRRSRAQRFRERLAAALLWFPHRLYSG
- a CDS encoding DNA topoisomerase, whose protein sequence is MARSRGKDWWLRVGSPAEGFRFVDADGRPVPAEEVEGRIRSLAIPPAWTGVHISPDPDHKVQAWGFDSAGRKQYIYHPRYVAWRAARKWGRVLRFARLLPRIRAATDRHLARPELDRLKVLATVVRLTNRGFFRIGSERYAVRNRTFGICTLRKSHVEVRGNTLIFTYPGKRRKDQRQVIADTPLVDIVRELLALPGSRLFRYRDGDRIRNVTAHAVNRYLRSIAGARCTSKDMRTFGGTVRAAIVLAELGPPRSEREAKRNIALCCRLVAHELGNTPAICRSAYIHPAVLEEYRRGRTIQMLMQDGGQRDPAAGPGPDAYYPEEAALIDFLERHTAAGRPRRGAARNARDAAA